A stretch of Manis javanica isolate MJ-LG chromosome 1, MJ_LKY, whole genome shotgun sequence DNA encodes these proteins:
- the PLEK gene encoding pleckstrin — translation MEPKRIREGYLVKRGSIFNTWKPMWVVLLEDGIEFYKKKSDNSPKGMIPLKGSTLTSPCQDFGKRMFVFKITTAKQQDQFFQAAFLEERDAWVRDIKKAIKCIEGGQKFARKSTRRSIRLPETIDLGALYLSMKDTEKGVRELNLEKDKKIFNHCFTGNCAIDWLVSNQSVRNRQEGLMIASSLLNEGYLQPAGDISKNAADGTAENPFLDNADAFYYFPDSGFFCEENSSDDDVILKEEFRGVIIKQGCLLKQGHRRKNWKVRKFILREDPAYLHYYDPAGGEDPLGAIRLRGCVVTSVESNLDGRKTEDENLFEIITADEVHYFLQAATPKERIEWIKAIQVASRTGK, via the exons GGGAGCATATTCAACACCTGGAAACCCATGTGGGTTGTACTGTTAGAAGATGGCATTGAATTCTACAAGAAGAAAAGTGACAACAGCCCCAAAGGGATGATCCCCCTGAAAGGAAGCACACTGACCAGCCCTTGTCAGGACTTTGGCAAAAGGATG tttgtgTTTAAGATCACTACGGCCAAACAGCAGGACCAGTTCTTCCAGGCAGCCTTCCTGGAAGAGAGAGATGCCTGGGTTCGGGACATCAAGAAAGCCATTAAGTGCATTGAAGGAGGCCAGAAGTTTGCAAGGAAATCCACCAGGAGGTCCATCCGACTGCCGGAAACCATTGACTTAGG GGCTTTGTATTTGTCCATGAAAGACACTGAAAAAGGAGTCAGAGAACTGAACCTCGAGAAGGACAAGAAGATTTTTAATCACTGTTTTACAG GTAACTGTGCCATTGACTGGCTGGTGTCTAACCAGTCTGTTCGGAATCGCCAGGAAGGCCTCATGATTGCCTCCTCGCTGCTGAACGAAGGGTACCTGCAGCCTGCTGGAGACATATCCAAGAACGCAGCTGACGGGACTGCTGAGAACCCTTTCCTGGACAATGCCGATGCCTTCTACTACTTT CCAGACAGTGGATTCTTCTGTGAAGAGAACTCCAGTGATGATGATGTGATTCTAAAAGAAGAATTCAGAGGGGTCATTATTAAGCAGGGATGTTTACTGAAGCAG GGGCATAGGAGGAAAAACTGGAAAGTGAGAAAATTCATTCTGAGAGAAGACCCTGCGTATCTGCACTACTATGACCCTGCTGGG GGGGAAGATCCCCTGGGAGCCATCCGCTTGAGAGGCTGTGTGGTGACTTCAGTGGAGAGCAACCTAGATG GCAGGAAGACTGAAGACGAGAACCTCTTCGAGATCATCACAGCTGATGAAGTTCATTATTTCTTGCAAGCGGCCACTCCCAAGGAGCGCATTGAGTGGATCAAGGCCATCCAGGTGGCCTCCCGGACTGGGAAGTGA